The Glycine soja cultivar W05 chromosome 19, ASM419377v2, whole genome shotgun sequence genomic sequence ctttttaattaaaaatgatactaTATCCATCTAAATTTGAAGTTGAACCTTAAAGAATTTACTTGAATGCAACTTCCAAGTGATTCCTAAATTGAAACATGCAAAAATATGTTTGGAAATCCAGTTTTAAAGAGAAAGGgagatatgttttttttttatttttaatgataatttatcattttttattttatttttcaaattattaaattaaaagtatttattagaaataaaaataatagggtATAaagtatcaaaacaaaaaatgagcCACACATCAAGATTCTCTTTTTCAATATTTAACAACAATACACACTTAAGCCTCAAACTCAAAATTACCGGTCAAACTAAGACTCTCCAACAATCGCGTGTTAGTTATTCTATGTGATCAATTGTAAATAAATCAAACCTTTAAAACAACGAGCTAGATAAACAAAATAAGTTCTAgctaactatttttttagtagaatggaaaaattgaaaaaaaaagagataaaacttATGTTAATGTTTCGACACTTTTAGGATTATTTTGCCATTAAAAGTGGAAAATTTATTTCCATAATTAGCACCAATCTTTAATGTCAATTTTTATCAtacaatttatcaaaataaacatttgattttaataaaaagttaataCTTAAacgcttaaaaaaaattacatccgTGTTTTGtcctcaaaataaaataaaagcaaagatataattaattattagtatgtTTGAATCGATATTTTTCAAGTCCATCATAATTCTCAATTAACACAAAagcaattttggtttttttttttctttttctttaacatGATCCATCGGAAACGTCAAATCAAACGTGCTATATAacaaaattgatattttcacatttgtttattttataagttattttcacttttgtttACATTTATTATACTTTCCAAATCCCTAATCTTTGCTCTTGACTTTTTTCACTGTTCTATCCCTTTCATTTTCATGCATCACCTCCAATGTGAGAGAACATATTTTGTAGTTAGAAATAGTAGGAGACGTAAAAGAGGGTACACTATTAAACAAAGGTGAGCAGCACTTGATTGTACCCGAGCCAACTTGGGAAGTGGGACCAGTGGCCGAAGCCGAGCCAACACGGCTCGGCTCAGCTTCGTAGCCAACTTGAGCGAAATGACGCCATCTTGGATTTCACTCATGACGTCATCACATCTATCCCCTCCCTTCCTTGCGCGCCACGTGGTGTCATGATTATTCGTTCTCAATCATTTCACTCGCACCCCGCGCGTGTTAACCACCTCAGAAGTGTTTTACATTACATTTTGTAGACTTATGGATAGATTTTGCATTCAATGCTCACCAAACTTAGATTCAAACTAGCCAATAAAAACGTTGGTGTTTAGGAGAAATTTTATGTGGGCATCGCTCTccctttaattaaaaattataaatataacatatatattGAATAGTTATTATAGAGATTCATAAGTTTTAATGTAAATATCCACTTTTGAGATTATTGTTATGAAAACTTTTTGGGTTTGCCTTATTTCGCAATATTCCAACgatatgaattaattatttaaaaagagtttATTAATTTCAATACATTATTAATCtaaatgttttatattattaatcaattagaaatgaacttaaatatgatttttaagtaattattacaaagttactaataattttcaattatatgtTTATTCATATTGGAttgagtataaaaaaatatttacattattaatatatttcaattaaattcttaaataaaataataagagtatttaatatatatcacTTTGACTTAAATTAATCAATGTTTCAATTAGAATTTACAaacttcattttataaaaaccattttaattaaaaatgaatttgaatagATTAAATATATCtatacatatttatttgaaagtaATTCTAAAATAATGAGTGTTGTTTAAatagtattaataaaaattacttttagttgtaaaaaaatacaaagtttttttattagttgaaactAAATTTAGAACACGAGATTTGGCATCAAACTAATGcttggaaattatatttttatcttctacttttttaacaattatatattaataatcatattttttgaaacttaaatccataaaattttacataacgtatagtatatatatttttttttaaaaaatatagactATAAACTGTTCTTACATTTTAGTTTCATACTTTCCTAACGTTACAGTTagtgatattaaattttaaaatctatatattatgTGGATAAATCACATTAAATAGATCTCAAGTTGCACGGGTAATCTTTAGTGCaagagaaaaaaacaagaacaaaaaacgAAAAAAGCACGCGCCAGTGTCGGCTGGAAGTTGTGCCCACGCCAAACCCATTGCTCTCACCTTCTCTTCGTATTTGCCCCAACCCAACCCAACCCATGTTATCATTTTCCCCTCCCTTTATTATTCcaccaaaaccaaaaccccTTTATTCATTTCATTTCTCTTATCCTATGAACACTCATTATCCTCTTCTCTAACAAAGCCATAGTACGACACTTTTAGTTCATTAGTTCTTCTTATCCTATGGATACCATTCGTACCACCACCATCACCCGCGTGCAACAAACAACCCCAACAAAGAAAACCAAGCCCAAGAAGAAGAACTCACCCCACCCAGTGAAGGTAGTCTACATATCCAACCCCATGAAGATCAAGACCAGCGCCTCCGAGTTTAGGGCTTTGGTGCAAGAGCTCACCGGCCAGGACGCCGAGTCCCCACCAGATCCCTCTCGCTTCCACGGCCATCACCCCGATTCCTCCTCCTCCGTCGAGAATGTCGAGAATATcgaagaggaggaggaagaggataATATTCACCGTGTGAATTGTGTTGTCCCTCCTATGACAGCAACCGATGAGATCAGTCTTCTCATCGGCTGCTGCAACCAGAACGGACAACATCAGCCTTCCTCAATGGAGAGTAATAATTTCCAGCTGCTGGACGACGATGACGTTTTCACGCCCCAGATGATTGAGAACATCTCTGCCCTGCTCCCAGCAAGTGTATTCTATGAATCCCCTCATCTTAATCACTGGTGATACCACGGATGGATGCAGTgtaattagttattatattatattacgtTCCTTCTCCTCGGTAAGGTCAAACTCAAATTGAAAAAAGTTAGTTTTCTCTCCATGACTCCATCTATATAAACAAATTGATGGATAATAATTGTACTTAATTGTTGATTTTTGACCATTAATTTGCGAGGTATATTATTGCTTGTTTATATAGTATATAATTACTTTATGCGACTGAACCTGAATGTTGATTAATTAACTATACCTTAATAATGttaactttcttcttttttgaatgtgtttttaattattatttttatgtatggttatcatgaaaatgaaacattactaaaaataaatatttttaaagatgatTCTTTGTGGTTTTTTTCCAACCATTTTAAATCGTTTTTAATCTGTCGTCatcaaaattcaatattttttacaacaatttttatattattctagAATCTCAAATTCTATTACATCatcgtattttttttattatcaaaaagttaaaaattaagaattttatgaCGATTTCTAAAAATCAATGgtgttttttttaaggtttgatcatctatatattttttaaaagctataatagattattttaaaatattatctatacaatttttttaaaaatttatctatataaattatttagttaaacctactaataataaaattaaaataattaaaagaaatgaatATGAATAATGATGCTtggataataattaataatgatacaacaaggaaacaaagatgTAATAATTCTAGTCGATAgacataagtttttattttttcttgattaaATCAATGTGAATTACACATCCAATCACAacattcttgaaaaaaaaaaaataagtaattaattttacaaaattgaagttggaaattaattaaaatcctCCTACTCTTGAACAACCTTGTTACATTTGATAGCTAAGTTTAACATTTCTtgtattatcaaattaattgagATCTATCAATATGTGATCTATTAAATTAGGTCatttttcaaatctaaaaactagcataaataaaacaaaatatatatctaaATTCAAGCATTTTGTCGGTATGGATATTACCATTTTGGAAACCAAATGCCTAGTTTAACAAAGATTCCATTTGTGTTCATGAGCTGgatatttactaaataaaataaaataaacatacacCGTTTACAAGCAAGAAAAGAATTGTGACAAATATCATTagtatatattttacattttaactgaaagaataaaataataaaatgaacatTATTATGTTTCAACAACCAAAGGTacaagtatatatatttatgacaAACATAAAAGTACAAATTGAAAATTACCAAGATAAAACAAAAGGATTTGGGAtttggggttttttttttttgcaacaaaCACATTCAATTCCTAcatttatgattatttgagaTACTGATAACGGTTCAatacaagttattttttataataaaagtatattaaaaatatctttaaaaatatttatttagtaattatttttgacttaaatattagaaattgatatttttattatttatgacctGTAGATATGAAAAGaagggattaaaaataaaaaaagatccaaaaaatatcaaaaatataaataagtaagATTTTTGGCATCAGACCCAAGTTTACTTCATCAACTATAAAAAGGTAGTTAAGTCCAAGTTCACTCCAGCATCTATAAAAAGGAAATCAAACCAAAGAGAAAAGACACGTCGAGTCTCAGAGCACTATAATACACCCCTAAAGCTTGAGAACTCTTCCTTAGagaattctttcttctctttcatcattttctatttctttttttttttcatctcttctcttcTATCAGTTCCTATACTTCTTTTCTAGTGTAAGGTCCCTTATGATTATGAGAGACTAAACCCTTAATTAGGGTCTGGCATgcttaaaaaactaaaagatgcATTGTATACTTCATAT encodes the following:
- the LOC114399069 gene encoding sigma factor binding protein 1, chloroplastic-like; the protein is MDTIRTTTITRVQQTTPTKKTKPKKKNSPHPVKVVYISNPMKIKTSASEFRALVQELTGQDAESPPDPSRFHGHHPDSSSSVENVENIEEEEEEDNIHRVNCVVPPMTATDEISLLIGCCNQNGQHQPSSMESNNFQLLDDDDVFTPQMIENISALLPASVFYESPHLNHW